One part of the Melospiza melodia melodia isolate bMelMel2 chromosome 3, bMelMel2.pri, whole genome shotgun sequence genome encodes these proteins:
- the TAF5L gene encoding TAF5-like RNA polymerase II p300/CBP-associated factor-associated factor 65 kDa subunit 5L isoform X1 codes for MVMKRVRTEQIQMAVSCYLKRRQYVDSEGPLKQGLRLCQTAEEMAANLTVQSESGCANVVSAAPCLAEPQQYEVQFGRLRNFLTDSDSQHSHEVMPLLYPLFVYLHLNMVQNGLKSTVDSFYSRFHGMFLQNASQKDIIEQLQTTMTIQDILSNLKLRAFLDNKYVIRLQEDSYNYLLRYLQSDNNNALCKVLTLHIHLDVQPAKRTDYQLYAGGSSSRNESNGLEPSDVPASILQNEAALDLLQDSIKRVKDGPPSLTTICFYAFYNTEQLLNTAEISPNSKLLAAGFDNSCVKLWSLRSRKLKSEPHLVDVSRIRLACDILDEEEEEDDNAGTEMKILRGHCGPVYSTRFLSDSSGLLSCSEDMSIRYWDLGSFTNTVLYQGHAYPVWDLDISPCSLYFASGSHDRTARLWSFDRTYPLRIYAGHLADVDCIKFHPNSNYLATGSTDKTVRLWSTQQGNSVRLFTGHRGPVLALAFSPNGKYLASAGEDQRLKLWDLASGTLYKELRGHTDNITSLTFSPDSSLIASASMDNSVRVWDIRNTYCNAPADGSSSELVGVYTGQMNNVLSVQFMACNLLLVTGIAQENQEH; via the exons TCCAATCTGAGTCTGGTTGTGCCAACGTTGTGtctgcagctccctgcctggCAGAGCCCCAGCAATATGAAGTACAGTTTGGACGATTACGCAATTTTCTCACAG attcAGATTCTCAGCACAGCCATGAAGTGATGCCTCTTCTATATCCCCTCTTCGTCTACCTCCATCTGAACATGGTCCAGAATGGCCTAAAAAGCACAGTGGACAGTTTTTACAGCCGCTTCCATGGCATGTTCCTGCAGAATGCCAGCCAGAAGGATATCATTGAACAGTTGCAGACTACCATGACTATTCAAGATATCCTGTCCAACTTGAAGCTCCGGGCTTTTCTGGACAACAAGTACGTCATCCGCCTTCAAGAGGACAGCTACAACTACCTTCTTCGCTACCTCCAAAGTGACAACAACAACGCCCTGTGCAAAGTCCTGACCTTGCACATTCACCTGGATGTGCAGCCTGCCAAGAGGACTGACTACCAGCTCTATGCCGGTGGGAGCTCCTCACGCAACGAGAGCAATGGCCTGGAGCCCAGCGACGTGCCAGCTTCCATTCTGCAGAATGAGGCAGCGCTGGATTTACTGCAGGACAGCATTAAACGCGTCAAGGACGGGCCCCCTTCCTTAACCACCATCTGTTTCTATGCCTTCTATAACACAGAGCAGTTGCTGAACACTGCAGAGATTTCACCAAATAGCAAGCTGCTCGCTGCTGGGTTCGATAATTCATGTGTGAAGCTGTGGAGCCTGCGCTCCAGGAAGTTGAAATCTGAGCCCCACCTTGTTGATGTGTCCCGCATCCGTTTGGCTTGTGACATCCTGGATGAGGAG gaggaagaggatgacaaCGCAGGCACAGAAATGAAGATCCTGAGAGGACACTGTGGACCTGTGTATAGCACAAGGTTCCTTTCAGACAGTTCAGGACTCTTATCTTGTTCTGAGGACATGTCCATCAGGTACTGGGACCTCGGAAGCTTTACAAACACTGTGTTGTACCAAGGACATGCCTATCCTGTCTGGGATTTGGATATTAGCCCCTGCAGCCTGTACTTTGCCAGCGGTTCCCACGATCGCACCGCGAGGCTCTGGTCGTTCGATCGGACGTACCCGCTGCGAATATACGCGGGCCATTTGGCCGACGTGGACTGCATCAAGTTCCACCCCAATTCCAACTACTTAGCCACGGGCTCCACGGACAAAACCGTGCGCCTGTGGAGCACCCAGCAGGGCAACTCGGTGCGGCTTTTCACCGGGCACCGGGGCCCCGTGCTGGCGCTCGCCTTCTCCCCCAACGGTAAGTACCTGGCATCGGCAGGTGAAGACCAGCGGCTGAAGCTGTGGGACTTGGCATCAGGAACTCTTTACAAAGAACTGAGGGGGCACACAGACAACATAACTAGCCTTACTTTTAGCCCTGACAGTAGTTTAATTGCTTCGGCGTCGATGGACAATTCGGTTCGGGTCTGGGACATTCGGAACACGTACTGCAACGCCCCTGCGGATGGGTCTTCCAGTGAACTGGTTGGTGTATATACCGGACAGATGAATAATGTACTGAGCGTACAGTTCATGGCCTGTAACCTTCTTCTAGTGACTGGAATTGCACAAGAAAATCAGGAACATTAA
- the TAF5L gene encoding TAF5-like RNA polymerase II p300/CBP-associated factor-associated factor 65 kDa subunit 5L isoform X2, whose product MKRVRTEQIQMAVSCYLKRRQYVDSEGPLKQGLRLCQTAEEMAANLTVQSESGCANVVSAAPCLAEPQQYEVQFGRLRNFLTDSDSQHSHEVMPLLYPLFVYLHLNMVQNGLKSTVDSFYSRFHGMFLQNASQKDIIEQLQTTMTIQDILSNLKLRAFLDNKYVIRLQEDSYNYLLRYLQSDNNNALCKVLTLHIHLDVQPAKRTDYQLYAGGSSSRNESNGLEPSDVPASILQNEAALDLLQDSIKRVKDGPPSLTTICFYAFYNTEQLLNTAEISPNSKLLAAGFDNSCVKLWSLRSRKLKSEPHLVDVSRIRLACDILDEEEEEDDNAGTEMKILRGHCGPVYSTRFLSDSSGLLSCSEDMSIRYWDLGSFTNTVLYQGHAYPVWDLDISPCSLYFASGSHDRTARLWSFDRTYPLRIYAGHLADVDCIKFHPNSNYLATGSTDKTVRLWSTQQGNSVRLFTGHRGPVLALAFSPNGKYLASAGEDQRLKLWDLASGTLYKELRGHTDNITSLTFSPDSSLIASASMDNSVRVWDIRNTYCNAPADGSSSELVGVYTGQMNNVLSVQFMACNLLLVTGIAQENQEH is encoded by the exons TCCAATCTGAGTCTGGTTGTGCCAACGTTGTGtctgcagctccctgcctggCAGAGCCCCAGCAATATGAAGTACAGTTTGGACGATTACGCAATTTTCTCACAG attcAGATTCTCAGCACAGCCATGAAGTGATGCCTCTTCTATATCCCCTCTTCGTCTACCTCCATCTGAACATGGTCCAGAATGGCCTAAAAAGCACAGTGGACAGTTTTTACAGCCGCTTCCATGGCATGTTCCTGCAGAATGCCAGCCAGAAGGATATCATTGAACAGTTGCAGACTACCATGACTATTCAAGATATCCTGTCCAACTTGAAGCTCCGGGCTTTTCTGGACAACAAGTACGTCATCCGCCTTCAAGAGGACAGCTACAACTACCTTCTTCGCTACCTCCAAAGTGACAACAACAACGCCCTGTGCAAAGTCCTGACCTTGCACATTCACCTGGATGTGCAGCCTGCCAAGAGGACTGACTACCAGCTCTATGCCGGTGGGAGCTCCTCACGCAACGAGAGCAATGGCCTGGAGCCCAGCGACGTGCCAGCTTCCATTCTGCAGAATGAGGCAGCGCTGGATTTACTGCAGGACAGCATTAAACGCGTCAAGGACGGGCCCCCTTCCTTAACCACCATCTGTTTCTATGCCTTCTATAACACAGAGCAGTTGCTGAACACTGCAGAGATTTCACCAAATAGCAAGCTGCTCGCTGCTGGGTTCGATAATTCATGTGTGAAGCTGTGGAGCCTGCGCTCCAGGAAGTTGAAATCTGAGCCCCACCTTGTTGATGTGTCCCGCATCCGTTTGGCTTGTGACATCCTGGATGAGGAG gaggaagaggatgacaaCGCAGGCACAGAAATGAAGATCCTGAGAGGACACTGTGGACCTGTGTATAGCACAAGGTTCCTTTCAGACAGTTCAGGACTCTTATCTTGTTCTGAGGACATGTCCATCAGGTACTGGGACCTCGGAAGCTTTACAAACACTGTGTTGTACCAAGGACATGCCTATCCTGTCTGGGATTTGGATATTAGCCCCTGCAGCCTGTACTTTGCCAGCGGTTCCCACGATCGCACCGCGAGGCTCTGGTCGTTCGATCGGACGTACCCGCTGCGAATATACGCGGGCCATTTGGCCGACGTGGACTGCATCAAGTTCCACCCCAATTCCAACTACTTAGCCACGGGCTCCACGGACAAAACCGTGCGCCTGTGGAGCACCCAGCAGGGCAACTCGGTGCGGCTTTTCACCGGGCACCGGGGCCCCGTGCTGGCGCTCGCCTTCTCCCCCAACGGTAAGTACCTGGCATCGGCAGGTGAAGACCAGCGGCTGAAGCTGTGGGACTTGGCATCAGGAACTCTTTACAAAGAACTGAGGGGGCACACAGACAACATAACTAGCCTTACTTTTAGCCCTGACAGTAGTTTAATTGCTTCGGCGTCGATGGACAATTCGGTTCGGGTCTGGGACATTCGGAACACGTACTGCAACGCCCCTGCGGATGGGTCTTCCAGTGAACTGGTTGGTGTATATACCGGACAGATGAATAATGTACTGAGCGTACAGTTCATGGCCTGTAACCTTCTTCTAGTGACTGGAATTGCACAAGAAAATCAGGAACATTAA